Proteins encoded together in one Cryptococcus deuterogattii R265 chromosome 13, complete sequence window:
- a CDS encoding hexose transporter, with protein sequence MAPGHSVSSKFAFAEYQNNVHPQWWKDPGMRRGNLVILLYMVAQATGGYDKSLINNLQSIPTWQAVVGHPTGSALGVVTAMLSIGVIVGSPFFGWLSDWRGRKITMFTGSCIMLVGAILQAAATNRDFFIGGRFLIGFGVAGTLCSGPLLASEIAHPRQRSVVASFYNTFWYVGSIICAWLSFGTAYLSNDWAWRIPCIGQAVPALILVCIGMWLPESPRYLVKKNRSDEALAVLARYHANGDESDPLVQFELQEIKQTLDAEVMYETKGWIKPWFDLVSTGPNRYRMFIITVMVIGIDWCGTSITSYYLSAILSSVGITSATQQTGINGGLQIFNWLTSVTGAMLVERLGRRALWLTSFGGMLAVNIPFGACSALYAKRGDLAAGRAVVALVFLYNGFYNIGCNPLPYTYAVEILPYNIRAKGLAFEVAFDASQGVLGQWTNPIAMESLEWKFYFVYTAFLVLIVLVVYFTFPETKGLTLEEIKEVFGDGDSVNPAVSEDYDPAEAKSDDAKVDIKDVPLTVTG encoded by the exons ATGGCTCCAGGTCATAGCGTATCAAGCAAGTTCGCTTTTGCCGAATATCAGAACAACGTCCATCCACAATGGTGGAAAGATCCTGGGATGCGACGAGGTAACCTTGTCATCCTACTTTACATGGTAGCTCAAGCGACCGGCGGCTATGACAAAAGTCTCATCAACAATTTGCAAAGTATACCTACCTGGCAAGCGG TCGTGGGACACCCTACTGGATCTGCGCTGGGTGTTGTCACGGCCATGTTGTCCATTGGTGTCATAGTT GGTTCACCGTTTTTTGGCTGGCTAAGTGATTGGAGGGGACGGAAAATTACCATGTTCACCGGCTCCTGTATCAT GCTGGTCGGTGCTATTCTACAAGCTGCGGCGACCAATAGAGACTTTTTCATTGG GGGACGATTCTTGATTGGATTTGGTGTCGCCGGAACCTTATGTTCAGGCCCTCTTCTAGCGTCTGAAATT GCGCACCCTCGTCAGCGCAGTGTCGTTGCGTCGTTCTATAACACGTTCTGGTACGTTGGTAGTATCATCTG CGCTTGGTTATCTTTTGGGACTGCCTACCTTTCCAATGACTGGGCATGGAGGATTCCCTGCATTGG ACAAGCTGTACCGGCACTCATCCTTGTTTGTATCGGTATGTGGCTTCCGGAAAGCCCCCGCTACCTAG TAAAAAAGAATCGTTCAGATGAAGCTCTGGCTGTTTTGGCTCGCTATCATGCCAACGGCGACGAATCCGATCCTTTGGTACAATTCGAATTGCAAGAAATAAAACAAACGCTCGATGCTGAGGTCATGTACGAAACTAAAGGATGGATTAAACCATGGTTTGACCTCGTCTCTACCGGTCCGAACCGGTACAGGATGTTTATCATTACCGTTATGGTCATCGGTATTGACTGGTGTGGAACCTCAATTACCTCCTACTAT CTATCCGCTATTCTGTCCTCAGTAGGCATCACGTCTGCAACCCAACA AACCGGAATT AACGGTGGCCTTCAAATCTTCAACTGGCTTACTTCTGTCACCGGCGCCATGCTCGTTGAACGACTTGGTCGTCGGGCCCTCTGGCTGACGAGCTTTGGAGGAATGCTTGCCGTGAACATCCCATTTGGTGCCTGCAGCGC ATTATACGCTAAGCGCGGCGATTTGGCAGCTGGCCGAGCTGTGGTTGCCTTGGTATTCCTCTATAACGGGTTTTACAACATTGGATGCAACCCCTTACCATACAC TTATGCTGTCGAAATCTTGCCGTACAATATTCGTGCCAAGGGTCTAGCATTTGAGGTTGCTTTTGACGCTTCTCAAGGTGTTCTGGGGCAATGGACAAATCCCATTGCTATGGAGTCTCTGGAATGGAAATTTTATTTCGTCTATACCGCCTT CCTTGTGCTCATCGTCCTCGTTGTCTACTTTACATTCCCCGAAACCAAAG GCCTCACTCTTGAGGAGATTAAGGAAGTCTTCGGAGATGGAGACTCGGTGAACCCCGCCGTGTCAGAAGACTATGACCCTGCCGAGGCAAAGAGCGACGACGCCAAGGTCGACATCAAGGATGTACCTTTAACAGTTACTGGTTGA
- a CDS encoding amidase → MSWKEAVEIKRKERQSRLPAKWLIPSDQLPSSDTLNVQNLPRILGWLSDREIEITEADISTILSKIANRQWTSREVTEAFAHRTTIAHQLLNPITEVNFEAAFAQADDLDEYLAREGKTIGPLHGLPISCKDSCDVEGIDTTMGYSAWVGSKAKKDCVMIASLRAAGAIPFVKTNLGHTLMMGESVNHLFGRSLNPWNRSLTPGGSSGGEAALLAFRGSPVGWGTDIGGSIRLPSASTNLYGLRPSPGRVSYRGLADTFLGQEAVRCVLGPMGQSPHDLELLMSVYMASKPWNKDPDVIPLEWKKPSDALAERPCCFAYINGDELVTPHPPIQRALKHVVDKLQKAGHHVVEWQGPLAKDAPRLMLDFWTADGGEEIRRRVAASGEPMIPEVAQLLRMTPSSNFIPPTVSQTWKNQHERDLYARQFLDHWQDSACWSGCGQIIDGLIIPAAPFLARPHGADLPNSKWGVFEHTYANFQPLFQLSTGSFPSGLFQDPSIDLPLKEFTPRSDLDKVVQALYSNPEEWRGAPIGFQLVGRRLEEEKVLVMLQRVKEALE, encoded by the exons ATGTCATGGAAAGAAGCCGTCGAGATAAAACGCAAGGAAAGGCAATCAAGGCTGCCGGCCAAGTGGCTCATCCCTTCGGATCAACTACCGTCAAGCGATACTCTCAATGTCCAAAACTTGCCTAGGATCCTAGGATGGCTCTCGGACCGGGAAATCGAGATTACCGAGGCTGACATCTCTACTATTTTGAGCAAAATCGCGAACCGCCAGTGGACGTCGAGAGAAGTGACTGAAGCTTTTGCCCATCGAACAACTATTGCCCACCAGTTGCTGAATCC CATTACCGAGGTGAATTTCGAAGCCGCGTTTGCTCAGGCAGATGACCTTGACGAATACCTTGCTCGAGAGGGAAAGACGATTGGTCCCTTGCATGGCCTTCCAATCTCCTGTAAA GATTCTTGCGATGTAGAAGGTATCGACACAACCATGGGCTACTCTGCTTGGGTGGGGAGTAAAGCCAAGAAGGATTGTGTCATGATTGCGTCGC TACGAGCTGCAGGAGCAATTCCGTTTGTGAAAACAAATCTCGGTCATACACTTATGATGGGCGAATCAGTTAACCATCTATTTGGACGATCGCTCAACCCCTGGAACAGGTCTCTTACCCCTGGAGGCAGCAGCGGCGGTGAAGCAGCTCTTCTCGCCTTTCGTGGAAGCCCAGTCGGCTGGGGAACAGACATCGGTGGAAGCATCCGGTTGCCCTCAGC CTCGACTAATCTATATGGTCTGCGGCCTTCTCCTGGACGAGTATCATATCGCGGCTTGGCGGACACATTCCTCGGCCAAGAGGCAGTGCGATGCGTTCTGGGACCAATGGGTCAGTCACCACATGACCTTGAACTGCTCATGTCTGTCTACATGGCCTCAAAGCCATGGAATAAGGATCCGGATGTAATTCCGCTCGAATGGAAGAAACCAAGTGATGCACTGGCAGAGAGACCTTGTTGTTTTGCATACATTAATGGCGACGAACTT GTGACGCCGCATCCCCCAATTCAACGAGCTCTCAAACATGTTGTTGACAAACTACAAAAAGCTGGACACCATGTAGTGGAGTGGCAAGGCCCTCTCGCCAAAGACGCCCCCCGATTGATGCTAGATTTCTGGACTGCTGATGGTGGGGAGGAAA TTCGTCGTCGAGTTGCCGCCTCAGGGGAACCCATGATCCCTGAAGTTGCTCAACTACTCCGCATGACCCCATCATCCAATTTCATACCCCCAACTGTCAGTCAGACATGGAAAAACCAACATGAACGTGATTTGTATGCGAGGCAATTCTTGGATCACTGGCAAGATAGTGCCTGTTGGTCAGGCTGTGGACAGATCATTGATGGTTTGATCAT TCCTGCAGCCCCATTTCTTGCTCGACCTCATGGGGCAGATCTACCCAATTCCAAATGGGGAGTGTTTGAACACACCTATGCCAACTTCCaacctcttttccaactATCTACAGGCTCATTTCCGAGTGGCCTATTCCAAGATCCAAGCATTGACTTGCCATTGAAAGAGTTCACTCCAAGAAGTGACTTGGATAAAGTGGTACAAGCTCTGT ATTCTAACCCAGAAGAATGGCGAGGTGCACCAATTGGGTTTCAGCTGGTAGGTCGACgactggaggaggagaaagttTTGGTCATGCTACAACGAGTGAAAGAAGCTCTTGAATAG